Proteins encoded within one genomic window of Sminthopsis crassicaudata isolate SCR6 chromosome X, ASM4859323v1, whole genome shotgun sequence:
- the LOC141549019 gene encoding olfactory receptor 5AR1-like — MKKRNQTSPMEFVFLGITEDTAWQGPLFGIFLVIYSITMVGNLGLITLIRINPRLHTPMYFFLTNLSFLDFCYSSVTVPKMLADFLSERKVIGFSACVAQMSLFIIFASAECYLLASMAYDRYVAICSPLLYSVTVSLKICILLVAACYVAGVINSVTLTTSTFLLDFCNSNIINSFFCDIPPLLALSCSDTHVNELLVFAFGGFIQMSSLCIIMVSYMFIIIAILRIRSTEGKRKAFSTCASHLTAVSLFYGTIIFMYLRPTSSYSLNQDRVVSVLYTVIIPMLNPIIYSLRNKDVKDTLGKVLSVGSSQH; from the coding sequence ATGAAGAAAAGGAACCAAACATCCCCAATGGAATTTGTCTTCTTAGGAATCACAGAAGACACTGCTTGGCAGGGTCCCCTTTTTGGCatatttcttgttatttattCAATCACTATGGTGGGGAACCTGGGTTTGATCACCCTGATTCGGATCAACCCCCGTCTCCACACTCCCATGTACTTCTTCCTCACCAACTTGTCTTTTCTTGATTTCTGTTATTCTTCAGTCACTGTCCCAAAGATGCTGGCTGACTTCCTGTCAGAGCGCAAGGTCATTGGCTTCTCAGCATGCGTGGCCCAGATGAGCCTCTTCATCATTTTTGCCTCCGCTGAGTGCTATCTCTTGGCCTCCATGGCATATGACCGTTACGTTGCCATCTGCAGTCCCTTGCTCTATTCTGTCACTGTGTCTTTGAAGATCTGCATACTTTTGGTGGCTGCATGCTATGTGGCTGGGGTGATCAACTCAGTGACCTTGACCACGTCCACTTTCCTTCTTGACTTCTGTAACTCCAACATCATAAATAGCTTCTTCTGTGACATTCCCCCACTGCTAGCCTTGTCCTGCTCTGACACCCATGTCAATGAGCTCTTAGTCTTTGCCTTTGGAGGTTTCATCCAGATGAGTTCCTTGTGCATCATCATGGTGTCCTATATGTTTATCATCATTGCCATCCTGAGAATCCGATCAACTGAGGGAAAGCGCAAAGCCTTTTCCACCTGTGCCTCCCATCTGACAGCTGTAAGTCTATTCTATGGGACCATTATTTTCATGTACTTACGGCCCACATCTAGTTACTCCCTGAACCAGGACCGTGTGGTCTCTGTCCTCTACACTGTGATTATTCCCATGTTGAACCCCATTATCTATAGTCTGAGGAACAAGGACGTAAAGGATACTCTGGGTAAAGTTTTATCTGTGGGCTCGAGTCAGCACTAG